One stretch of Lemur catta isolate mLemCat1 chromosome 2, mLemCat1.pri, whole genome shotgun sequence DNA includes these proteins:
- the ZBTB12 gene encoding zinc finger and BTB domain-containing protein 12, with protein MASGVEVLRFQLPGHEAATLRNMNQLRAEERFCDVTIVADSLKFRGHKVILAACSPFLRDQFLLNPSSELQVSLMHSARIVADLLLSCYTGALEFAVRDIVNYLTAASYLQMEHVVEKCRNALSQFIEPKIGLKEDGVSEASLVSSVSATKSLLPPSRTPKPAPKPPPPPPLPPPLLRPVKLEFPLDEDLELKAEEEDEDEDEDVSDICIVKVESALEVAHRLKPPGGLGGGLGIGGSAGGHLGELAQTSVPPSTVAPPQGVVKACYSLSEDAEGEGLLLIPGGRASVGATSGLVEAAAVAMAARGAGGSLGAGGSRGPLPGGFSGGNPLKNIKCTKCPEVFQGVEKLVFHMRAQHFIFMCPRCGKQFNHSSNLNRHMNVHRGVKSHSCGICGKCFTQKSTLHDHLNLHSGARPYRCSYCDVRFAHKPAIRRHLKEQHGKTTAENVLEASVAEINVLIR; from the coding sequence ATGGCCTCTGGGGTGGAAGTCCTACGTTTCCAGCTGCCGGGCCATGAGGCCGCTACGCTGCGGAACATGAACCAGCTCCGGGCAGAGGAGCGGTTCTGCGACGTTACCATTGTGGCCGACAGCCTCAAGTTCCGAGGCCACAAGGTCATCCTGGCCGCCTGCTCGCCGTTCCTGCGGGACCAGTTCCTGCTGAACCCCAGCTCTGAGCTGCAGGTCTCCCTGATGCACAGTGCACGCATCGTGGCTGACCTGCTCCTCTCTTGCTACACGGGGGCCCTGGAATTCGCTGTCAGGGACATTGTCAACTATCTGACGGCTGCCTCCTACCTGCAGATGGAGCACGTGGTGGAGAAATGCCGGAATGCCCTCAGCCAGTTCATTGAGCCCAAAATAGGCCTCAAAGAGGATGGGGTCAGCGAGGCTAGCCTTGTGAGCAGTGTCAGTGCCACCaagtccctcctccctccatccagGACCCCAAAGCCAGCCCCCaaacccccacctccacctcctctaCCCCCTCCACTCCTGCGGCCAGTGAAGCTGGAGTTCCCACTGGATGAGGACCTGGAGCTGAaggcggaggaggaggatgaggatgaggacgAGGATGTGTCTGACATCTGCATCGTCAAGGTGGAGTCAGCGCTGGAGGTGGCTCACCGGCTCAAACCCCCTGGAGGCTTGGGAGGGGGTCTGGGTATTGGAGGCTCCGCGGGTGGCCACCTTGGGGAGCTGGCCCAGACCAGTGTGCCCCCCAGCACTGTAGCCCCACCGCAGGGTGTGGTGAAGGCCTGCTACAGCCTGTCGGAGGACGCAGAAGGGGAGGGCCTGCTGCTGATTCCCGGAGGCCGGGCCAGTGTGGGGGCCACCTCTGGCCTGGTGGAAGCGGCAGCAGTGGCCATGGCtgcccggggggcggggggcagcctgggggctgggggcagccggGGACCCCTGCCTGGGGGCTTTTCGGGTGGAAACCCCTTGAAGAACATCAAGTGCACCAAGTGCCCGGAAGTGTTCCAGGGCGTGGAAAAGCTGGTCTTCCACATGCGGGCACAGCACTTCATCTTCATGTGCCCTCGCTGCGGCAAGCAGTTCAACCACAGCAGCAACCTCAACCGCCACATGAACGTGCACCGCGGCGTCAAGTCACACTCCTGCGGCATCTGCGGCAAGTGCTTCACGCAAAAGTCCACACTGCACGACCACCTCAACCTGCACTCGGGAGCGCGGCCCTATCGGTGCTCCTACTGCGACGTGCGCTTCGCCCACAAGCCTGCCATTAGGCGGCACCTCAAGGAGCAACACGGAAAGACCACAGCCGAGAACGTGCTGGAGGCCAGTGTGGCCGAGATCAACGTCCTCATCCGCTAG